Proteins encoded in a region of the Diospyros lotus cultivar Yz01 chromosome 9, ASM1463336v1, whole genome shotgun sequence genome:
- the LOC127810349 gene encoding tubby-like F-box protein 8 isoform X2: protein MDAENISRSSSTYIGKLRSNFLGTKFVVYDTQPPYSGALVPSSGRSSRRFYSKKVSPKVPTGSYSIAQVKYELNVLGTRGPRRMHIVMHSIPASALDAGGTVPGQPELLPRPLEDSFRRSISFSSKSLGQSADFSSARFAEIISSCNQQEEDGKVKPLVLKNKAPRWHEQLQCWCLNFRGRVTVASVKNFQLIAAAAGPPAPPSQPPQSEHDKVILQFGKVSKDMFTMDYRYPLSAFQAFAICLSSFDTKLACE from the exons ATGGATGCTGAAAACATCTCAAGATCTAGCAGCACGTACATTGGAAAGCTGAG GTCAAATTTTCTCGGTACAAAATTCGTCGTATACGACACACAGCCTCCATATTCGGGCGCCCTTGTACCCTCTTCAGGACGAAGCAGCCGGAGATTCTACTCCAAAAAAGTATCCCCTAAAGTCCCAACCGGTAGCTATAGCATAGCCCAGGTCAAATACGAGCTGAATGTGCTTGGCACGCGAGGTCCACGAAGAATGCACATCGTCATGCACTCGATCCCTGCCTCAGCACTCGATGCAGGGGGCACAGTACCCGGCCAACCCGAGCTTCTCCCCCGGCCCCTGGAGGACTCATTCCGGAGGAGCATCTCCTTCTCCTCCAAGTCTCTGGGCCAGTCGGCAGACTTCAGCAGCGCAAGGTTTGCCGAAATCATCAGTTCATGCAACCAGCAGGAGGAGGATGGCAAGGTGAAGCCGTTGGTACTAAAAAACAAGGCCCCAAGGTGGCACGAGCAGCTGCAGTGTTGGTGCCTCAACTTTCGGGGGCGGGTGACGGTTGCATCTGTCAAGAACTTCCAGTTGATTGCGGCTGCTGCTGGGCCGCCGGCGCCGCCTTCTCAGCCGCCCCAGTCCGAGCACGACAAGGTCATCCTGCAGTTCGGTAAGGTGAGCAAGGACATGTTCACCATGGATTATCGCTACCCGCTCTCTGCGTTTCAGGCTTTTGCAATCTGCTTGAGCAGCTTTGACACCAAGCTTGCCTGTGaataa
- the LOC127810541 gene encoding protein ROH1-like, translating into MPSTDQQGSSVPFASFRRAILGIRNDQVHSLEMNQESDSPDLELESFQKLVYDRFYDLSTVAADEFLTARWIMKVLEAFVGCQEEFRVILCNRGAWLSKPPLDKFVSDFFEKSIKALDICNATREGIEKIRLWQKQLEIVLCALGSQQRMIGEGQFRRARKALMDLALLMLDDKETGYSVSHRNRSFGRHNTSRDHHRHRSGHSRSLSWSVSHSWSAAKQLQSFANNLAPPRANEIVATNGLAVPVFTMSFVLMFVLWILVAAIPCQDRSLQIHFSIPRQYPWGAPLLLLHDRVMDEAKKRDRRNSSVLLKEVYEIDKCIRHMSDLVDSVHIPLTEQQKEELQKGVQELAVAFDACKNGLDPLEPEVREVFRKIMSCRIEGLELFNRGSPAG; encoded by the coding sequence ATGCCTTCTACGGATCAGCAAGGCTCTTCTGTTCCTTTTGCCTCCTTTCGCCGTGCAATTTTAGGGATTAGGAATGATCAGGTTCATTCCTTGGAAATGAACCAGGAATCTGATTCCCCAGACTTGGAGCTCGAATCTTTCCAGAAGCTTGTCTATGATCGATTTTATGATCTTTCAACTGTTGCTGCCGATGAGTTTCTCACTGCTAGATGGATAATGAAGGTACTGGAGGCTTTTGTTGGTTGTCAAGAAGAGTTTAGGGTCATTTTGTGCAACAGGGGAGCTTGGCTTTCTAAACCTCCATTGGACAAGTTTGTTTCTGACTTCTTTGAGAAAAGCATTAAGGCTCTTGATATTTGTAATGCAACTCGGGAAGGGATTGAGAAGATTCGACTGTGGCAGAAGCAGTTGGAGATTGTCCTCTGCGCATTGGGTTCTCAGCAGAGGATGATTGGTGAGGGTCAATTCCGTCGTGCAAGGAAGGCTTTGATGGATTTGGCACTTTTAATGTTGGATGACAAGGAAACTGGATATTCTGTTTCCCACCGGAACCGGTCTTTTGGGCGTCATAACACCAGCAGGGATCACCACCGTCATCGCTCTGGTCACTCGCGATCTCTTTCTTGGAGTGTCTCTCATTCTTGGTCAGCAGCTAAGCAGCTACAATCTTTTGCAAACAATCTGGCCCCACCGCGTGCAAATGAGATTGTGGCTACCAATGGGCTTGCTGTCCCTGTCTTTACCATGAGTTTCGTGCTCATGTTTGTCTTGTGGATTCTGGTTGCTGCAATCCCTTGTCAAGATCGGAGCCTCCAGATTCATTTTTCGATCCCTCGGCAATACCCATGGGGTGCCCCATTGCTTTTGCTTCATGACAGGGTTATGGATGAAGCTAAGAAGCGTGACCGTCGGAATTCTAGTGTGCTGTTGAAGGAGGTATATGAGATCGACAAATGCATTCGTCACATGTCAGACTTGGTAGATTCAGTTCATATCCCATTGACTGAGCAGCAGAAGGAAGAGCTGCAAAAAGGAGTGCAGGAGCTTGCTGTGGCTTTTGATGCTTGTAAGAATGGATTGGATCCATTGGAGCCGGAAGTGAGGGAAGTGTTTCGTAAGATCATGAGCTGCCGAATTGAGGGTCTTGAACTGTTTAACAGGGGAAGCCCTGCTGGTTGA